The region GGCCAGTAGCCGGTGAGCAGCAGGAACGCCGGGATCGTGGCGGTCACCCAGCTCTCGATGATCGTCACCCAGCCGGTGTAGTGGGCGAGGGACTCGTGCTTGAGTCCGAGCACGACGAAGAACAGCGCCCACAGGAAGGCCCAGTAGAGCCAGATGACGGCGAACGGGCGGTCGTTGAGGAGCCGGAAGTTCACGACCGCGTAGCCCAGCGCGGCGATGGCGACGAACAGCGAGAACCAGCCGACGCCGGTCGTGTCGAGCCCTGCCAGCAGCCCGATACCGACGTAGAGGTAGGTGAAGCCGAACAGGTAGAGACCCGAGGCCGCGAGGACCACCGCGGGTGCGCCGCCGGAGGCGATGATCAGATACGTCGGGGTGATGACCTGCAGCGCGCCGACGAAGAGGTTGATCGGTGCCGCTGCTCTGCCGTCGACGACCCCGATCAACAGCAGGCCGTTGATGAACAGCACCGCTCCGACGTACAACAGACCGACCGTGGCCATCTCGTCCTCCTCCGCTGGAGCCGCTCGCCGACGTCTGACGCCGGTCGAGGGATCAAGGCCGGGGCAGCGTGACGTGGCGGGGGTCGGTAGCGGGGCGCCGGCGGGCGGCCGGCGGAACCGCCGTCGTCACCTCGGGGACGTCCCTGCCGGCCTCCTCACGCCGCCGCAGCCTGCCCAGGCGCCGGTCCATCAGATTGAGCGACGGCGCGGTCCACTGCCGCTTCGACCGTCCGCCGCACGCAGGGCAGCGCCGCGCCGCCTCGGCAGTGCCCATCGGGAGTACGACGATCCACGGACCGCACTCCCGGCACAGGTACTGGTATCGCGCCATCACCTCTCGCCACACGTCTGCGTCCTCCGGAAACCGGCCACAGTAGGCCCGACGATCCGGGCCGGACAGAGCCGGACGACCCCCTTTGCGGTTCGACTGCTCGATTCGCCCTAGGCGGGTCGCGCAGATGCGACGGCCCGACGAGCCGCGCCCCACGTCTCCGAGCGGCGCGCGGCGGGAGCGGCGATCCCGGGCATGGCCTCCGTACGGCCGATG is a window of Pseudonocardia sp. T1-2H DNA encoding:
- a CDS encoding AmiS/UreI family transporter, whose amino-acid sequence is MATVGLLYVGAVLFINGLLLIGVVDGRAAAPINLFVGALQVITPTYLIIASGGAPAVVLAASGLYLFGFTYLYVGIGLLAGLDTTGVGWFSLFVAIAALGYAVVNFRLLNDRPFAVIWLYWAFLWALFFVVLGLKHESLAHYTGWVTIIESWVTATIPAFLLLTGYWPTNNALALGLVVGGVVVFGGLFLLERRRAPRAPAPTHRPPVPAATA
- a CDS encoding FmdB family zinc ribbon protein; amino-acid sequence: MARYQYLCRECGPWIVVLPMGTAEAARRCPACGGRSKRQWTAPSLNLMDRRLGRLRRREEAGRDVPEVTTAVPPAARRRPATDPRHVTLPRP